A section of the Thermus antranikianii DSM 12462 genome encodes:
- a CDS encoding OsmC family protein yields the protein MTKKVVIHHLVGHRFLGMNEQGDKVMIDGDQPATGPRPMELLLMALGACTAYDVVDIMKKKKQPLARYRVEVEGIRAETHPRRYTHITVTHIASGPNVTLEALERAAHLSHTKYCSVSASLNAEITVKVVLEPWEEGQEAQG from the coding sequence ATGACGAAGAAGGTCGTGATCCACCATCTGGTAGGCCACCGCTTCCTGGGAATGAACGAACAAGGGGACAAGGTGATGATCGACGGGGACCAGCCCGCCACCGGCCCCCGTCCCATGGAGCTCCTCCTCATGGCCCTAGGGGCCTGCACCGCCTACGACGTGGTGGACATCATGAAGAAGAAAAAGCAACCCCTGGCCCGCTACCGGGTGGAGGTGGAGGGCATTCGGGCGGAAACCCACCCCAGGCGCTACACCCACATCACCGTGACCCACATCGCCTCAGGGCCCAACGTGACCCTGGAGGCCCTCGAGCGCGCCGCCCACCTTTCCCACACCAAGTACTGCTCCGTTTCCGCCAGCCTCAACGCCGAGATCACCGTCAAGGTGGTGCTGGAACCCTGGGAAGAAGGCCAAGAGGCCCAAGGTTAA
- a CDS encoding DUF5317 domain-containing protein has product MAYGTYRGLFRPEWAGPLAKVLVLLLVGYGLYRNRHLKSLYLVLLGLFLNTLVIFANGGHMPVSLETLRRAGIEGWEELLRNKGDAVHTLLDESTRLPFLGDVIPLPPLRKAASLGDLFILAGIAGVVVEGALRAGGRRLPRRQAALRVLAFLLLVFLLLALRA; this is encoded by the coding sequence CTGGCCTACGGCACGTATCGGGGGCTTTTCCGGCCCGAGTGGGCAGGCCCTCTAGCCAAGGTGTTGGTCCTCCTCCTGGTGGGGTACGGGCTTTACCGGAACCGGCACCTGAAAAGCCTTTACCTGGTCCTTCTGGGCCTTTTCCTCAACACTTTAGTCATCTTCGCCAACGGGGGCCACATGCCCGTGAGCCTGGAAACCCTGAGGAGGGCAGGCATAGAGGGCTGGGAGGAACTTTTAAGGAACAAGGGCGATGCCGTGCATACCCTCCTAGACGAATCCACCCGCCTTCCCTTCCTGGGGGATGTCATCCCCCTTCCCCCCTTGCGCAAGGCGGCGAGCCTGGGGGACCTCTTCATCCTGGCGGGAATCGCCGGGGTGGTGGTGGAAGGAGCCTTGAGGGCAGGGGGAAGGCGGCTTCCCAGGCGCCAGGCAGCCCTTAGGGTGCTGGCCTTTCTCCTGCTGGTTTTCCTTCTCCTTGCCCTTCGCGCTTGA
- a CDS encoding competence protein yields MIRLNLLPKNLRRRIEPGWWRLAAGAFALLTLSLLGFLHYTAYTELTLAKQERDALKAEVEALKPFIAEQNRLQQERKALEALLAIREGLKKNFVPWSEYLAAFIRQIPQQGGRFPVALRSVGTRAIPEEEANRMAQAGAYDGKKVRVEFTVQGEALNQNALVSFVRAFEASPRFGIEFQGASLDQNRGLYTFSARVGLVGGGESAR; encoded by the coding sequence TTGATTAGGCTTAACCTTCTCCCCAAAAACCTGCGCCGCCGCATCGAACCGGGTTGGTGGCGTCTGGCGGCAGGGGCCTTCGCCCTGCTGACCCTTTCCCTTCTGGGCTTTCTCCATTACACCGCCTACACCGAACTTACCCTGGCCAAGCAGGAAAGGGATGCCTTGAAAGCAGAGGTAGAGGCCCTAAAACCCTTTATCGCTGAACAAAACCGCCTCCAGCAGGAGAGGAAGGCCCTCGAGGCCCTCCTTGCCATCCGGGAAGGCCTCAAGAAGAACTTCGTCCCCTGGTCTGAGTACCTGGCAGCCTTTATCCGGCAAATCCCTCAGCAAGGCGGACGCTTCCCCGTGGCCCTGCGCTCCGTGGGTACCCGGGCCATTCCCGAGGAAGAGGCCAACCGGATGGCTCAAGCTGGGGCCTACGACGGCAAAAAGGTGCGTGTGGAGTTTACCGTGCAGGGGGAAGCCCTGAACCAAAACGCCCTGGTAAGCTTCGTGCGGGCTTTTGAAGCCTCTCCCCGATTCGGCATAGAGTTCCAGGGGGCCTCCCTGGACCAGAACCGGGGGCTTTACACCTTCAGCGCCCGGGTAGGCCTGGTGGGGGGTGGGGAAAGTGCTCGCTAG
- a CDS encoding serine/threonine-protein kinase — MEAVSLAGKVLLNRYRVVRPLGQGALATVYLAFDRFGTPYALKVFPRGAEARRNREFWVGRQLSHPNLNPVLESLDLEEGPALLLAYAPGEEMGRWMGRRPERPRALYVFRQLLMALAHMHGKGLVHRDVKPENIIVAGTDEAKLVDFDLSGPALEAFKKPLRVGTLPYLAPEQVLGQSPGPEADVYAAGIILYWILSGEHPFVGGPEEVLLGHLQEPIPPVPGLAPPQQAYLERLLAKSPKERFPSAREALEGFPFP; from the coding sequence GTGGAGGCGGTGAGCCTGGCGGGGAAGGTCCTTTTGAACCGATACCGGGTGGTGCGCCCCTTAGGCCAAGGCGCCCTGGCCACCGTCTACCTGGCCTTCGACCGCTTCGGCACCCCTTACGCCCTCAAGGTCTTCCCCAGGGGGGCCGAAGCCAGGCGCAACCGGGAGTTCTGGGTGGGTAGGCAGCTTTCCCACCCCAACCTGAACCCCGTCCTGGAGAGCCTGGACCTCGAGGAAGGCCCCGCCCTTCTTCTGGCCTACGCCCCTGGGGAGGAGATGGGGCGCTGGATGGGGCGTCGCCCCGAGCGCCCTAGGGCCCTATATGTCTTCCGCCAACTCCTCATGGCCTTGGCCCACATGCACGGCAAGGGCCTGGTGCACCGGGACGTGAAGCCGGAGAACATCATCGTGGCGGGAACGGACGAAGCCAAGCTGGTGGACTTTGACCTCTCGGGGCCAGCCCTCGAGGCCTTCAAGAAACCCCTAAGGGTGGGTACCCTTCCCTACCTGGCCCCCGAACAGGTCCTGGGGCAAAGCCCGGGCCCCGAGGCGGATGTGTACGCCGCGGGCATCATCCTGTACTGGATCCTCTCCGGGGAACACCCCTTTGTGGGTGGGCCAGAAGAGGTCCTCCTCGGCCACCTCCAGGAGCCCATTCCCCCTGTCCCCGGCCTGGCCCCCCCACAACAGGCCTATCTGGAGCGCCTCCTGGCCAAATCCCCCAAGGAACGTTTCCCCTCGGCGAGGGAGGCCCTCGAGGGGTTTCCCTTCCCCTGA
- a CDS encoding HD-GYP domain-containing protein has product MALKRLELPPPRVLLLVLLAFLGFLALEGFLLWAYGGMPLRLGLLDLLFWGALMLWSVSVRVPLPLSASMSQFFVFALALVALTPPWVSPLLSFVLQWRRKAWYKEIFNSSQNGLASALAALAWQFFQQNPVYMGSWNLSAGVGIAAASLAFFLANTTLVTTAISLANKITWREAWRKNFSWLALSYLLLSPLALLLARAYETPLLAGWGGWTVLFFLIPLYYSRFYWDEKVRLEQAFDTTLELLMNALEAKDPMTRLHSERVADIARDLARKVKGGDEAYAQAVYRASRLHDIGKIAIPEHLLLKSGTLTPEEYGLIQSHTTRGAELLSPARKVAFDPLVYNVILYHHERWDGRGYPKRLAGHEIPEEARIVGLADAYEAMTAGRPYRKAKTPEEALREVQELSGHQFDPKLVEAFTELWEQNPIWRDRQAYLEAKEGSVSHSTSTPRSSDSASPSPSEPGSRTSEG; this is encoded by the coding sequence ATGGCCCTTAAACGCCTGGAGCTTCCCCCGCCGCGGGTGCTCCTTTTGGTCCTCTTGGCCTTCCTGGGCTTCCTGGCCCTGGAGGGCTTTCTGCTTTGGGCCTACGGGGGCATGCCCCTCCGCTTGGGTCTCCTGGACCTGCTTTTCTGGGGCGCGCTCATGCTTTGGAGCGTGTCCGTTCGCGTCCCGCTCCCCTTAAGCGCCAGCATGAGCCAGTTTTTTGTCTTTGCCCTGGCTCTAGTAGCCTTAACACCCCCTTGGGTATCACCTCTTTTAAGTTTCGTGCTTCAGTGGCGCCGAAAAGCTTGGTACAAGGAAATCTTCAACAGCTCCCAGAACGGCCTAGCCTCCGCTTTGGCGGCCCTGGCCTGGCAGTTTTTTCAGCAGAACCCCGTTTACATGGGTTCCTGGAATCTTTCCGCAGGGGTGGGTATCGCCGCGGCCTCCCTGGCCTTTTTTCTCGCCAACACCACCCTGGTGACCACCGCCATTTCCCTCGCCAACAAGATTACCTGGCGTGAGGCGTGGCGAAAAAACTTCAGCTGGCTCGCCCTGAGCTACCTCCTCCTCTCCCCCCTCGCCCTCCTCCTAGCCCGGGCCTACGAGACGCCCCTTCTCGCAGGGTGGGGCGGGTGGACGGTGCTCTTCTTCCTCATCCCCCTCTACTACAGCCGCTTCTACTGGGACGAGAAGGTGCGCCTGGAGCAGGCCTTTGACACCACCCTGGAGCTTCTCATGAACGCCCTGGAGGCCAAGGACCCCATGACCCGCCTGCACTCGGAGCGCGTGGCGGACATCGCCCGCGACCTGGCCAGGAAGGTGAAGGGAGGGGACGAGGCCTACGCCCAGGCCGTCTACCGGGCCTCGAGGCTCCACGACATCGGCAAGATCGCCATCCCCGAGCACCTTCTCCTCAAGTCGGGAACCTTGACCCCGGAGGAGTACGGCCTCATCCAAAGCCACACCACCCGGGGCGCCGAGCTCCTCTCCCCGGCCCGGAAGGTGGCCTTTGACCCGCTCGTCTACAACGTCATCCTCTACCACCACGAGCGCTGGGACGGCCGGGGCTACCCAAAGCGGCTCGCCGGGCACGAGATCCCCGAGGAGGCCCGCATCGTGGGCCTGGCCGACGCCTACGAGGCCATGACCGCAGGCCGCCCCTACCGTAAGGCCAAGACCCCCGAGGAAGCCCTAAGGGAGGTCCAGGAGCTCTCCGGCCACCAGTTTGACCCTAAGCTGGTGGAGGCCTTCACCGAACTTTGGGAGCAGAACCCCATCTGGCGCGACCGCCAGGCCTACCTGGAAGCAAAGGAGGGATCGGTATCACACTCTACCTCTACGCCGCGCTCTTCGGATTCGGCCTCGCCCTCGCCCTCGGAGCCCGGCTCAAGGACCTCGGAGGGATAG
- a CDS encoding secretin N-terminal domain-containing protein, producing the protein MKLVIPGLLALGMGALAGSLPQEPRFDAKVDLKISENQVRAGFTLPLDVVLEALARSVGLQPLIYRAYDASGDPAKAQPPLPNIKLDFQGKPFREVWDLLFATYGTQFNLDYLLLPPDVVVVAPTQVITALVDAPSRTGAMERKPYLVAIPEIAYRRTETDAQGQVRTVVNIDGAKGWVQNDLLPFLSREASGLSVNWIVVEEGGRLRALLSVLATPEQHIRFSDILQRAGIDFRPLPALTLPKPRVERTYVVAHATFPEILAFLQGRVPGAQISVVPTDPKRALITATEEDHARIAELLKVADVPKPTPVVRRVYTLQNLTFQEAQERLKPVLERELKGARLEGVPGNPKALLLEATEADQAFFAEILKAADVPPQVAPPTQEATVRRLYPLRFADAEKVASFLAREVPGIVVQTVPGQPVLSVRGTEKQLSEVENLLAQIDRAPEQGPPILQRSYQLSNAKAADLAKVLQEALQARQAQAPQGQARPQGPTRQATVVADERTNTLIVTGTQEDLALVEGLIPKLDQAVPQVNLRVRIQEVQSNFSRNLGLKWNTIAGGNVAASILDTGLSLIFDSTRSLAALNIIATLEALQRQGLSRALRDVNQTVLNNQTARLQSGETFLIRRVVGDRVERVPFDIGIIVEVTPQITADGQILLNIKAEVSGNVQRNPVDGDVDRFTKQVVTTTLRVRDGQTVVLGGLTSQENNQVQQGVPLLMDIPLIGELFKQRTQETTDRELLVVITADIVKETASR; encoded by the coding sequence ATGAAACTTGTGATCCCCGGCCTGTTGGCCCTCGGCATGGGGGCCCTAGCGGGAAGCCTTCCCCAGGAACCCCGCTTTGACGCCAAGGTGGACCTGAAGATTTCCGAAAACCAGGTGCGGGCCGGGTTCACCCTGCCCCTGGATGTGGTCCTGGAAGCCCTGGCCCGGAGCGTGGGCCTCCAACCCCTCATCTACCGGGCCTACGATGCCTCCGGCGACCCGGCCAAGGCCCAGCCCCCCTTACCCAACATCAAGTTGGACTTTCAGGGCAAACCCTTCCGGGAGGTCTGGGACCTCCTCTTCGCCACCTACGGTACCCAGTTCAACCTGGACTACCTCCTACTGCCTCCCGACGTAGTGGTGGTGGCCCCCACCCAGGTGATCACGGCCTTGGTGGACGCCCCAAGCCGCACCGGGGCCATGGAGCGGAAACCCTACCTGGTGGCCATCCCTGAGATCGCCTACCGGCGCACGGAAACCGACGCCCAGGGTCAAGTTCGCACCGTGGTGAACATAGATGGGGCCAAGGGCTGGGTGCAAAACGATCTCCTGCCCTTCCTTTCCCGGGAAGCCAGCGGGCTTAGCGTGAACTGGATTGTGGTAGAGGAAGGGGGCAGGCTCAGGGCCCTACTCTCTGTCCTGGCCACCCCAGAACAGCACATTCGCTTCTCGGACATTCTCCAGCGGGCTGGGATTGACTTCCGCCCCTTACCTGCCCTCACCTTACCTAAACCGAGGGTTGAACGGACGTATGTGGTTGCCCATGCCACCTTCCCCGAGATTCTGGCTTTTTTGCAAGGCCGGGTGCCGGGCGCACAAATCAGCGTGGTCCCTACAGATCCCAAACGGGCCCTCATCACCGCCACCGAGGAGGACCACGCCCGCATCGCCGAACTCCTGAAGGTGGCCGACGTACCCAAGCCCACCCCCGTGGTGCGCCGGGTCTACACCTTGCAGAACCTCACTTTCCAGGAAGCCCAGGAAAGGCTTAAGCCCGTCCTGGAACGAGAGCTGAAAGGAGCCCGCTTGGAAGGCGTCCCGGGTAATCCCAAAGCCCTTCTTCTGGAAGCTACCGAAGCTGACCAGGCTTTCTTCGCCGAGATCCTCAAGGCCGCTGATGTACCCCCCCAGGTGGCCCCGCCCACCCAGGAGGCCACGGTGCGGAGGCTCTACCCCTTGCGCTTCGCCGATGCCGAAAAGGTGGCCTCCTTCCTGGCCAGGGAAGTGCCGGGAATCGTGGTGCAGACGGTGCCTGGACAACCGGTCCTCTCCGTACGGGGGACGGAGAAACAACTTTCTGAAGTGGAGAACCTGCTGGCTCAGATCGACCGGGCTCCCGAGCAAGGACCGCCCATCCTCCAGCGTTCCTACCAGCTCTCCAACGCCAAGGCCGCCGACCTGGCCAAGGTGCTCCAGGAGGCCTTGCAAGCCCGGCAGGCCCAGGCTCCCCAGGGCCAGGCCCGGCCTCAAGGCCCCACACGCCAGGCCACGGTGGTGGCGGACGAGCGCACCAACACCCTGATCGTCACGGGTACGCAGGAGGATCTAGCCCTGGTGGAAGGCCTTATTCCCAAGCTGGACCAGGCGGTGCCCCAGGTGAACCTAAGGGTGCGCATCCAGGAGGTGCAGTCCAACTTCAGCCGAAACCTGGGCCTCAAGTGGAACACCATTGCCGGGGGAAATGTAGCGGCCAGCATCCTGGACACGGGGCTTTCCCTTATCTTTGACAGCACCCGGAGCCTGGCCGCCCTGAACATCATCGCCACCCTCGAGGCCCTCCAGCGCCAGGGCCTTTCCCGAGCCCTTAGGGATGTGAACCAAACCGTGCTCAACAACCAAACCGCCCGCCTGCAGTCCGGGGAAACCTTCCTCATCCGCCGGGTGGTGGGAGACCGGGTGGAGCGGGTACCCTTCGACATCGGCATCATCGTGGAGGTGACCCCCCAGATCACCGCCGACGGGCAGATCCTCCTCAACATCAAGGCGGAGGTTTCCGGGAACGTCCAGCGCAACCCCGTGGACGGGGACGTGGACCGCTTCACCAAGCAGGTGGTAACCACCACCCTGCGGGTGCGGGATGGGCAGACCGTGGTCCTCGGGGGTCTCACCTCCCAGGAAAACAACCAGGTGCAGCAGGGGGTTCCCCTCCTCATGGACATCCCCCTGATCGGGGAACTCTTCAAACAACGCACCCAGGAAACCACCGACCGGGAGCTTCTGGTGGTCATCACCGCCGACATCGTAAAAGAAACCGCAAGCCGCTAA
- a CDS encoding N-acetylmuramoyl-L-alanine amidase, with product MRVFLLVGVWLWSLALAFPRIGVHQGFTRLVFDLPSKEVQHTLSQENGLLVLILKGVKAAPMDQVVNSSEVASVQTLPEGEGVRVVVRLKGTVEATVRRYSDPERLVVDLSLKKEASTPAKALPDPPRSRPPKPPKPVVLLDPGHGGMDPGMVGYVVEKEVVLDVALRLKRLLEKEGIEVRLTRDRDMHLSPDKREDLSRRAALADSSQVNLFISIHVNATPTRTAQGVEVFYFGQAQDARVLAQVIRENGGGELGQRLTQEARTVAERILFDIVAQANQRYSQRLAETLGRKLSQTTGSPFRGTFPGDFFVLRYAKVPAVLVEIGFGDHPVEGRRLADPAYREKVAQGLFSGILTFLANGAYAR from the coding sequence ATGCGGGTATTCCTCCTGGTTGGCGTCTGGCTATGGAGCCTGGCTTTGGCCTTTCCCCGCATAGGGGTGCACCAGGGTTTCACCCGCTTGGTCTTTGATCTGCCCTCTAAAGAGGTCCAGCACACGCTTTCCCAGGAGAATGGCCTTCTGGTCCTGATCCTGAAAGGGGTTAAGGCAGCCCCCATGGATCAGGTGGTGAACTCTTCCGAGGTGGCCTCGGTGCAGACCCTACCCGAGGGGGAAGGGGTGCGGGTGGTGGTGCGCTTGAAGGGGACAGTGGAGGCCACGGTGCGCCGCTATTCCGACCCGGAGCGGTTGGTGGTGGACCTGAGCTTGAAAAAGGAGGCCTCCACTCCGGCCAAGGCCCTTCCTGACCCGCCCCGCAGCCGTCCACCCAAGCCTCCCAAGCCCGTGGTCCTCCTGGACCCCGGCCACGGGGGGATGGACCCGGGGATGGTGGGGTACGTGGTGGAAAAGGAAGTGGTCCTGGACGTGGCCCTGCGCCTTAAGCGCCTTCTGGAGAAGGAGGGGATAGAGGTGCGCCTTACTCGGGATCGCGACATGCACCTTTCCCCCGATAAGCGGGAGGACCTCTCCCGAAGGGCGGCCTTGGCCGATAGCTCCCAGGTGAACCTTTTTATCTCCATCCACGTGAACGCTACCCCCACCCGCACCGCCCAGGGGGTGGAGGTTTTCTACTTCGGCCAGGCCCAGGATGCCCGGGTTTTAGCCCAGGTGATCCGGGAAAACGGCGGGGGGGAGCTGGGGCAGCGCCTGACCCAGGAGGCCCGCACCGTGGCGGAGAGGATTCTTTTTGACATCGTGGCCCAGGCCAACCAGCGCTACAGTCAGCGCTTGGCGGAAACCCTGGGGAGGAAGCTTTCCCAGACCACGGGGAGTCCCTTCCGGGGGACCTTTCCCGGCGACTTCTTCGTGTTGCGGTACGCCAAGGTGCCCGCCGTGCTGGTGGAGATCGGCTTCGGGGACCATCCGGTGGAGGGAAGGCGGCTTGCTGACCCCGCTTACCGGGAGAAGGTGGCCCAGGGGCTTTTTTCGGGCATCCTCACCTTTTTGGCCAACGGGGCCTATGCCCGCTGA
- the pilM gene encoding type IV pilus assembly protein PilM, whose protein sequence is MLSGFSKLFKPRVEALGLEIGAANLKLVELSGNPPTLRALATRPTPPGMLVEGVIAEPQALAQELKELLAEARTKKRYVVTAVPNPSVILRTLQVPKMPPKEMEEAVRWEAERYIPFPIDEVVLDFAPLDPLAEAAEGEQVEVMVGAARQEAVASLLEALRGAGLTPIILDVKPFAGLYPLEAQLSSDPEGVSVAVEIGAESTSLVLLKGNRPLAVRILALSGKDFTEAIGKSFGLDFLTAEEVKRTYGLATIPTEDEELLLDFDAERERYSPAKIYDAIRPVLVELTQEIRRSLEFFRVQLGDVQPEVGYLYGGGSRLRGLSTLLTDTLGVNFTVPDPWQGIQVDPKRFDLEKIKEMGPEFLVPVGLALRGVMPLD, encoded by the coding sequence GTGCTTTCGGGTTTTAGCAAGCTATTCAAACCCCGCGTGGAGGCGCTGGGCCTGGAGATCGGCGCCGCCAACCTAAAACTGGTGGAACTCTCCGGAAACCCTCCCACCCTCAGGGCCTTGGCCACCCGGCCCACTCCCCCGGGAATGCTGGTGGAAGGGGTGATCGCCGAACCCCAGGCCCTGGCCCAGGAACTCAAGGAACTCCTTGCCGAAGCCCGGACCAAAAAGCGCTACGTGGTCACCGCCGTACCCAATCCCAGCGTTATCCTGCGCACCCTTCAGGTGCCCAAGATGCCCCCCAAGGAGATGGAGGAGGCGGTTCGCTGGGAAGCAGAGCGGTATATCCCCTTCCCCATTGACGAGGTGGTCCTGGACTTCGCTCCCTTGGATCCGTTGGCCGAGGCCGCCGAAGGGGAACAGGTGGAGGTGATGGTGGGAGCAGCCCGGCAAGAAGCGGTGGCCTCCCTCCTAGAAGCCCTGCGGGGGGCAGGCCTGACCCCCATCATCCTGGATGTGAAACCCTTTGCCGGGCTTTATCCCCTGGAGGCCCAGCTCAGTAGCGACCCGGAGGGGGTTTCCGTGGCCGTGGAAATCGGGGCGGAAAGCACCAGCCTGGTCCTCCTTAAGGGAAACCGCCCCTTGGCGGTGCGGATCCTCGCCCTCTCTGGCAAGGACTTCACCGAAGCCATTGGGAAAAGCTTTGGCCTGGACTTCCTCACCGCCGAGGAGGTGAAGCGCACCTACGGCCTCGCCACCATCCCCACCGAGGACGAGGAGCTCCTTCTGGATTTTGACGCCGAGAGGGAGCGGTACAGTCCCGCCAAAATCTACGACGCCATCCGGCCTGTCCTGGTGGAACTCACCCAGGAAATCCGCAGGAGCCTGGAGTTTTTCCGGGTACAACTGGGGGACGTACAGCCAGAGGTAGGGTACCTTTATGGCGGGGGAAGCCGGCTTAGGGGCCTGTCCACCCTGCTTACCGATACCCTGGGGGTCAACTTCACCGTCCCCGATCCCTGGCAGGGCATTCAGGTGGATCCCAAACGCTTTGACCTGGAAAAGATCAAGGAGATGGGACCGGAGTTCCTGGTGCCCGTGGGCTTGGCCTTACGGGGGGTGATGCCCCTTGATTAG
- a CDS encoding homoisocitrate dehydrogenase, whose amino-acid sequence MAYRICLIEGDGIGHEVIPAARRVLEATGLSLEFVEAEAGWETFERRGVSVPEETVEKILSCQATLFGAATSPTRKVPGFFGAIRYLRRRLDLYANVRPAKSRPVPGSRSGVDLIIVRENTEGLYVEQERRYLDVAIADAVISKKASERIARVALKIAESRPRKTLHIAHKANVLPVTQGLFLDTVREVAKDYPLVNVQDIIVDNCAMQLVMRPERFDVIVTTNLLGDILSDLTAGLVGGLGLAPSANIGDTTAVFEPVHGSAPDIAGKGIANPTATILSAAMMLEYLGEKEIAKRVERAVDLVLEKGPRTPDLGGTATTETFTKAVVETLKAL is encoded by the coding sequence ATGGCGTATCGCATCTGCTTGATCGAGGGCGACGGTATCGGCCACGAGGTGATCCCTGCGGCCAGGAGGGTCCTGGAGGCCACCGGGCTTTCCCTGGAGTTCGTGGAGGCCGAAGCGGGCTGGGAAACCTTTGAGCGAAGAGGGGTTTCCGTGCCCGAGGAAACCGTGGAGAAAATCCTTTCCTGCCAAGCCACCCTCTTCGGAGCTGCCACCAGCCCCACAAGGAAGGTACCGGGTTTCTTCGGGGCCATCCGCTACCTCAGGCGCAGGCTGGACCTCTACGCCAACGTGCGCCCTGCCAAAAGCCGCCCCGTGCCGGGAAGCCGGAGCGGAGTGGACCTCATCATCGTGCGGGAGAACACCGAGGGGCTTTATGTGGAGCAGGAGCGGCGCTACCTGGATGTGGCCATCGCCGATGCGGTGATCTCCAAAAAAGCCAGCGAACGTATCGCTCGTGTGGCCTTGAAGATCGCGGAAAGCCGCCCTCGCAAAACCCTGCACATCGCCCACAAGGCCAACGTGCTCCCCGTGACCCAGGGGCTTTTCCTGGATACGGTGCGGGAGGTGGCCAAGGATTATCCCCTAGTGAACGTGCAGGATATCATCGTGGACAACTGCGCCATGCAGCTTGTCATGCGCCCCGAGCGCTTCGACGTAATCGTCACCACCAACCTCCTGGGGGACATCCTCTCCGACCTCACCGCTGGCTTGGTGGGGGGCCTAGGCCTTGCACCTTCCGCCAACATCGGGGACACCACGGCGGTCTTTGAGCCCGTGCACGGTTCTGCCCCCGATATCGCCGGCAAGGGCATAGCCAATCCCACCGCCACCATCCTCTCCGCGGCCATGATGCTGGAGTACCTGGGGGAAAAGGAAATCGCCAAGAGGGTGGAAAGGGCCGTGGATCTGGTCCTGGAAAAAGGCCCCCGCACCCCGGATCTGGGAGGAACCGCCACTACGGAAACCTTTACCAAGGCAGTGGTGGAAACCCTAAAGGCCCTTTAA
- a CDS encoding type III pantothenate kinase — MLLAIDIGNTSTVLGVFSGEELVAHFRIHTDRMRMESEYRVILKNLFALEDLPPPKAALLSSVVPPVEREMKEAIEKLFGIKAQVVDAGATGLEVCIDNPKEAGTDRLVNAVGALGYESPTGRYIVVDFGTATTFDLVEAPNRYLGGAITIGPQTAADALAARTAKLPRIDLVPPAQVVGKNTLDALRSGLVLGYAALVEGMVRRFKEEAGEALVIATGGFAETLRDLCPSFDVVDEDLTLKGLLRIHKGQG; from the coding sequence ATGCTCCTGGCCATAGACATCGGCAACACCTCCACGGTCCTGGGGGTCTTCTCCGGGGAGGAGCTCGTCGCCCACTTCCGCATCCACACCGATCGGATGCGCATGGAAAGCGAGTACCGGGTCATCCTGAAAAACCTCTTCGCCCTCGAGGATCTCCCCCCTCCAAAAGCCGCCCTCCTCTCCAGCGTGGTGCCCCCCGTGGAGAGGGAGATGAAGGAGGCCATAGAGAAGCTCTTCGGCATCAAAGCCCAGGTGGTGGACGCCGGGGCCACAGGGCTCGAGGTGTGCATAGACAACCCCAAGGAGGCCGGCACCGACCGCCTGGTGAACGCCGTGGGCGCTTTGGGCTACGAAAGCCCCACGGGCCGCTACATCGTGGTGGACTTCGGCACCGCCACCACCTTTGACCTGGTGGAGGCCCCCAACCGCTACCTGGGTGGGGCCATCACCATCGGCCCTCAGACCGCCGCCGACGCCCTGGCGGCAAGGACCGCCAAACTCCCCCGCATAGACCTGGTCCCCCCCGCTCAGGTGGTGGGCAAGAACACGCTGGACGCCCTGCGCTCGGGCCTGGTCCTGGGCTATGCCGCCTTGGTGGAAGGCATGGTGCGCCGCTTCAAGGAGGAAGCCGGGGAAGCCCTAGTGATCGCCACCGGGGGCTTTGCGGAAACCCTAAGGGATCTCTGCCCTTCCTTTGACGTGGTGGACGAGGACCTAACCCTTAAAGGCCTTCTCCGCATCCACAAGGGGCAAGGGTAA
- a CDS encoding type 4a pilus biogenesis protein PilO translates to MLARLGQREWALIAIALTLVVALLWYFFLIVPMRQETESVRQEINALVPERDKGRQAQRALPELRATIAELQAERQAFLRALPKEERLSQVLNEILTEAIRSGVTVRSFTRSPTSAPVPEVRAVNLALSLEAPFPETYAYLKRLEGLSRFSSLSGLNLSVQGQDLNPLLSTSLTLTLYMLAKDLSQSEGNPQTQGTPPSQTTGQGGGR, encoded by the coding sequence GTGCTCGCTAGACTGGGACAGCGGGAGTGGGCCCTGATCGCCATCGCCCTCACCTTGGTGGTGGCCCTCCTCTGGTACTTTTTCCTCATCGTCCCCATGCGTCAGGAAACGGAAAGCGTGCGCCAGGAGATTAACGCCCTTGTCCCCGAGCGGGATAAAGGAAGGCAAGCCCAGCGCGCCCTTCCAGAACTCCGGGCCACCATCGCTGAGCTGCAAGCCGAGCGTCAGGCCTTTCTGAGGGCGCTTCCCAAGGAGGAACGGCTTTCCCAGGTTCTGAACGAGATCCTGACCGAGGCCATAAGGAGCGGGGTCACGGTGCGCTCCTTCACCCGCTCCCCCACCTCGGCTCCAGTACCGGAGGTGCGGGCGGTGAACCTGGCCCTTTCCCTCGAGGCGCCCTTCCCCGAAACCTACGCCTATCTGAAGCGCCTGGAAGGGCTTTCCCGCTTCAGCTCCCTTTCCGGGCTCAACCTCAGCGTCCAGGGTCAGGACTTAAATCCCCTCCTCTCCACCAGCTTGACGCTGACCCTCTACATGCTGGCCAAAGATCTTAGCCAGTCCGAAGGAAATCCCCAGACGCAAGGAACTCCTCCCTCGCAGACAACAGGTCAAGGAGGTGGTCGGTGA